From Acidobacteriota bacterium, one genomic window encodes:
- a CDS encoding 5'-nucleotidase C-terminal domain-containing protein, protein MKRHVAFRWALGLLLVTLSLPSAWGADVREVVILYTNDFHSAIDPIPAYWMEGDPSPHLGGAAQLMTLVERIRREEAAKGNPVFLFDTGDMFTGMLSKLTRGEALMEMMTTLRYDAMAIGNHEFDYGWQNFRRQMFRVAFPVLGANIFYEDTEIPFSPPHAILEKDGFRVGVIGIIGQDARSVVLPSLVSELRFEDPAPHVAASMKALEKDVDLMVVLAHQGHTGPMQTDAEAHPEIQRTFEADIELSGKVPGIDVFVGGHAHRGIEEPFVHPETGTLIVQTYGYGTRLGFLRLRVDTESGQVIEHQGELLKVWSDELEAHPIMDRKMKAYQKQVAPVIGDVVGRSQVRLVRSYNAESLLGSFSSDVLRELTGADVAFMNAGGLRDDLPQGEVTVGDVQDAFPFFNTVVVMEMSGTQVSQVVEQGLTLLRGMVQVSGLTARYDLSRPMGERLLELSIGGQPMDPDGSYRVAANSFMAEGGDLYSTFTECTWAEHIEKDIAAVVMDYFRAHEGPVPPPQMGRLIPAEAVDD, encoded by the coding sequence ATGAAAAGACACGTTGCCTTTCGCTGGGCTCTCGGCCTTCTGCTCGTGACACTGTCTCTCCCGTCCGCCTGGGGTGCGGACGTGCGCGAGGTGGTCATTCTCTACACCAACGACTTCCATAGCGCCATCGATCCCATTCCCGCCTACTGGATGGAAGGCGATCCGTCTCCTCATCTGGGCGGAGCGGCCCAGCTCATGACGCTGGTCGAACGCATCCGGCGCGAGGAGGCTGCCAAGGGCAATCCTGTCTTCCTCTTCGATACCGGCGACATGTTTACCGGCATGCTCTCCAAGCTCACCCGCGGCGAAGCGCTGATGGAGATGATGACCACTCTCCGCTACGACGCCATGGCCATCGGCAACCACGAGTTCGACTACGGGTGGCAAAACTTCAGGCGCCAGATGTTTCGCGTGGCCTTTCCCGTGCTGGGGGCCAACATCTTCTATGAGGACACCGAGATCCCTTTCTCGCCGCCCCATGCCATTCTGGAGAAGGACGGCTTCAGGGTAGGCGTGATCGGAATCATCGGTCAGGACGCCCGCAGCGTGGTGCTGCCGTCGCTGGTTTCCGAGTTGCGCTTTGAAGATCCCGCGCCCCACGTGGCCGCTTCCATGAAAGCACTCGAGAAGGACGTCGACCTGATGGTGGTGCTGGCCCACCAGGGGCACACCGGCCCCATGCAGACCGACGCCGAAGCCCATCCTGAAATCCAGAGGACGTTCGAGGCCGACATCGAGCTGAGCGGAAAGGTCCCCGGCATCGACGTCTTCGTGGGAGGCCACGCCCATCGCGGCATCGAAGAGCCCTTCGTCCATCCCGAGACCGGCACCTTGATCGTGCAGACCTACGGATACGGCACCCGCCTGGGCTTTTTGCGGCTGCGGGTGGATACCGAAAGCGGCCAGGTGATCGAGCACCAGGGCGAACTGCTCAAGGTGTGGAGCGACGAACTTGAAGCGCATCCCATCATGGACCGCAAGATGAAGGCCTACCAGAAGCAGGTGGCGCCCGTCATCGGCGACGTGGTGGGACGTTCGCAGGTCCGCCTGGTGCGCAGCTACAACGCCGAATCCTTGCTGGGCAGCTTCTCCTCCGATGTGCTGCGCGAATTAACCGGCGCCGACGTGGCCTTCATGAACGCGGGAGGGCTGCGCGACGACTTGCCTCAAGGCGAGGTCACGGTGGGCGACGTTCAAGACGCCTTTCCCTTCTTCAACACCGTGGTGGTGATGGAGATGAGCGGAACTCAAGTCTCTCAAGTCGTCGAACAGGGTCTGACCTTGCTGCGCGGAATGGTCCAGGTGTCGGGGCTGACCGCACGCTACGACCTCTCGCGTCCCATGGGTGAGCGCCTGCTTGAACTCAGCATCGGCGGACAGCCCATGGACCCCGACGGCAGCTACCGGGTGGCCGCCAACAGCTTCATGGCCGAGGGCGGGGACCTCTACAGCACCTTCACCGAGTGCACCTGGGCCGAGCACATCGAAAAAGACATCGCCGCCGTGGTCATGGACTACTTCCGTGCCCATGAAGGACCGGTTCCGCCGCCCCAGATGGGCCGGCTGATCCCTGCTGAGGCGGTTGACGATTAG
- a CDS encoding amidohydrolase — MLEAERLSPEVARLSQSLWDLSETALKEDDSARLLTAALRAEGFSVEEGVAGMPTAFVARYGSGSPVIGVLAEYDALPGVGNAAVPRRQPRQDGVSSGQGCGHNLFGAASVSGAVAVKRVMESQQLPGTIILYGTPAEETVVGKVYMAKAGIFDEVDAVIDWHPSLETQVRNQPGRAMNNFEVEFFGQAAHGAADPWNGRSALDAVELMNYGVNLMREHVKPTTRIHYVIPNGGEAPNVVPEYAKVWYYVRDINREEVEGYYQRILNIAQGAALGTGTTHKVFLITGVHETLLNRPLQEAVQANLEAVGAPDFSEEDQEFARQLQSFLKIEEKGLNDEVKPLAPEAEPPSGGSTDVAEVSWIAPTVGFNVTTAADGIPWHSWATSACHGTEIGVKGAQVATQVIALTGIDLLLDAELLQRAKEAFQESTKGKPYQSPIPQDQTVPLPQ; from the coding sequence TTGCTGGAGGCCGAGCGGTTGAGCCCTGAAGTGGCCCGGTTGTCGCAGAGCCTCTGGGACCTGTCCGAAACCGCCCTCAAAGAGGACGATTCAGCCCGGCTCTTGACCGCGGCTTTGCGCGCTGAAGGATTCAGCGTCGAGGAGGGCGTGGCGGGAATGCCCACGGCCTTCGTGGCCCGCTACGGCAGCGGATCGCCGGTCATCGGCGTGCTGGCCGAGTACGACGCCCTGCCCGGCGTAGGCAACGCCGCGGTCCCCCGCCGCCAGCCCCGCCAGGACGGGGTCAGCAGCGGTCAAGGATGCGGCCACAATCTCTTCGGAGCCGCCTCGGTCAGCGGCGCCGTCGCCGTCAAACGGGTGATGGAAAGCCAACAACTGCCCGGCACCATCATCCTTTACGGGACTCCTGCTGAAGAGACCGTGGTGGGCAAGGTGTACATGGCCAAAGCGGGTATCTTCGACGAGGTCGACGCCGTCATCGATTGGCACCCTTCCCTGGAAACCCAAGTCCGCAATCAGCCCGGACGGGCCATGAACAACTTCGAGGTCGAATTCTTCGGACAGGCCGCCCACGGCGCCGCCGACCCCTGGAACGGCCGCAGCGCCCTGGACGCGGTGGAACTGATGAACTACGGCGTAAACCTGATGCGCGAACACGTCAAGCCCACCACCCGCATCCATTACGTAATTCCCAACGGAGGCGAGGCGCCCAACGTGGTGCCCGAGTACGCCAAGGTCTGGTACTACGTGCGCGACATCAACCGCGAGGAAGTCGAAGGCTACTACCAGCGCATCCTCAACATTGCCCAGGGAGCCGCCTTGGGGACGGGCACCACCCATAAGGTCTTCCTCATAACGGGCGTCCACGAGACCCTGCTCAACCGTCCGCTGCAAGAAGCCGTGCAGGCCAACCTGGAGGCGGTCGGGGCCCCCGACTTCAGTGAGGAAGATCAGGAGTTCGCGCGCCAACTGCAGAGCTTTCTCAAGATCGAGGAGAAAGGCCTCAACGATGAAGTCAAGCCGCTGGCACCCGAGGCCGAGCCGCCCAGCGGGGGATCGACCGATGTGGCCGAGGTGAGCTGGATCGCCCCCACGGTAGGTTTCAACGTCACCACCGCCGCCGACGGAATCCCCTGGCACTCCTGGGCCACCAGTGCCTGTCACGGTACCGAGATCGGCGTCAAGGGCGCACAAGTTGCCACCCAAGTGATCGCCCTGACCGGGATCGACCTGCTTCTCGACGCCGAGTTGCTGCAGCGGGCCAAAGAGGCTTTCCAGGAGTCCACCAAGGGCAAGCCCTACCAGTCTCCCATCCCCCAGGATCAGACCGTGCCCTTGCCTCAATAG
- a CDS encoding tetratricopeptide repeat protein, producing the protein MSKFFCTAVIIAAISPAPLWAQQGTPSTPTNPTSTPSTSRPRPEPPRLRQNRLLHLSGQVVLDVGTPPPEPVFVDLLCSGQVIRQTMTKTDGRFNFTLGDTNHFDSVSASVQGNVPGVNNTSSSTFGRSDEEAPLPGGIRSAGNGRFDMNHCSIRLAPTPGFRANDISLGFRSIFDNPELGLIVMHRMGERAGTLVSMNDLQAPKKARKAYEKGHKELFQRNKPNLNKAAKKFEEALSLYPEYAAAWQHLGIVLMRQEKEEEARDAFNKSSAADPNYLPPLLSLARIELGKGAWKEASAICERLLELDSSLPESRYYSGLANYYLARYDTAFESLNMLSEGGYSKQYPAIHFMLGDLFARKGELGNAASELRIYLNSGSAPQGLADQVEQQLLKWEQQGLIPKVSGSGSDGS; encoded by the coding sequence ATGAGCAAGTTTTTTTGCACAGCGGTCATTATCGCTGCAATCTCTCCCGCACCTCTATGGGCTCAGCAGGGCACGCCGTCCACACCCACCAACCCTACCAGCACGCCGTCCACTTCTCGGCCCAGACCGGAACCGCCAAGGCTGCGCCAGAACCGTCTCCTCCACCTCTCGGGGCAAGTGGTGCTCGATGTGGGGACTCCGCCTCCTGAACCGGTGTTCGTGGATCTGCTGTGCAGCGGACAAGTCATCCGCCAGACCATGACCAAAACGGACGGACGCTTCAATTTCACCCTGGGCGATACCAACCATTTCGATTCGGTCAGCGCCAGCGTGCAAGGAAACGTGCCCGGCGTTAACAACACATCCAGCAGCACTTTCGGGAGGAGTGATGAGGAAGCGCCGCTGCCCGGCGGCATCCGCAGCGCCGGAAACGGCCGCTTCGACATGAACCACTGCTCCATCCGGTTAGCCCCCACTCCCGGATTCAGAGCCAACGACATCTCACTCGGTTTCCGCAGCATTTTCGACAATCCCGAGTTGGGTCTGATCGTCATGCACCGCATGGGCGAAAGGGCCGGCACGCTGGTCAGCATGAACGATCTGCAAGCGCCCAAGAAAGCCCGCAAGGCTTACGAAAAAGGGCATAAGGAACTCTTCCAAAGGAACAAGCCCAACCTCAACAAAGCCGCCAAGAAGTTTGAAGAGGCTCTCAGCCTCTACCCCGAATATGCCGCTGCCTGGCAGCACTTGGGCATCGTGCTGATGCGTCAAGAAAAAGAAGAGGAAGCGCGGGACGCCTTCAATAAATCCAGTGCCGCCGATCCCAATTATCTGCCTCCCTTGCTCTCACTGGCCCGCATCGAACTAGGCAAAGGGGCTTGGAAAGAGGCTTCCGCCATCTGCGAGCGCTTGCTGGAACTCGATTCCTCCCTGCCCGAAAGCCGCTACTATTCGGGTTTGGCCAACTACTATCTGGCACGTTATGATACGGCCTTCGAATCTTTGAACATGCTGAGCGAAGGCGGATACTCCAAGCAATACCCCGCCATCCACTTCATGCTGGGCGACCTGTTCGCCCGCAAGGGTGAGCTGGGCAATGCGGCCTCTGAGTTGCGCATCTACCTGAACAGCGGATCGGCCCCACAGGGCTTGGCCGACCAGGTTGAACAGCAACTGCTGAAATGGGAGCAGCAGGGACTGATCCCCAAGGTTTCCGGCAGCGGCTCCGACGGCAGTTAG
- a CDS encoding CehA/McbA family metallohydrolase — protein MSWLLATALTSVSLPAQTPLGEAQELSRPERYAKYPSLALDSAGRLWAAWTSTRIDEDGPRDEILARVRIDGDWSAVMRLDGGQGLESGVELQQDAQGVLWALWHGRREGRWGLYSRRLKRGDPVAEWDAERRLALDSDALHPVLSQASGGGLWMAYEKAVEGGFTVELRHLSGDRVSAAVGIPPGGTARRPHLASCPSGQTFLAWDSTAAGNYDVWLARVDSSSQPRLADVQPVTRQAVIDDSPWLSCAPDGSLWVAFNSMRGRQDAALRTDRHSGDAFVRVLREGRWLAPAGVDPQAQPGQVSFGMTVKTPRDAVDPYWHWKQTQNYPRVFHHGQGAWIIWRSDATGAHDFDLLARYHDGRRWSPEYNLTAFSPGRDEWPSALVDAEGRLQLAWEGQLLPTPQRQGQLGGGDVDAYNTKGNANSVLIAALDPPAVRAAKLPAPMRPAPLEELVPVDKNEPPLPGLDGPAPRCEQGPWRIYFGDPHMHSVLSDGKTAWPDQLLELSRQDMKLDFAVVSDHAEMGLLQPAEHAELQLTSRSYDQPGRFVALSGWEWTAGVTAGHRVAVFRDDGIAPLSADRPEGDTIEELYDHLRGHDAVLSPHHTGNATWGRWNPSAHHDEELEPNFEIASWHGRFEFYGNPREGRRQVPGHQYQDALGLGRHVGVMAASDTHHLTPGEGGLTAVLAEDLSRESVFDALRNRRNYATSGAAIVLEFTLDGHPMGSIIDQSDRSEAVQMSVRVEGTAPIDRVEIVRNLIDAYAAVRVEQDPHSQEGVFVLYRHHLPQSHDRLPLDDTSLLRFTVSDPRPAAGETSYYVRVTQADGHQAWSSPIWIRR, from the coding sequence TTGTCCTGGTTGCTGGCGACCGCCCTGACGTCGGTCAGCTTGCCGGCGCAGACTCCTCTCGGGGAGGCGCAAGAGCTTTCCCGGCCTGAGCGCTACGCCAAGTATCCGTCCCTGGCTCTGGACTCCGCGGGACGTCTGTGGGCGGCCTGGACCTCGACGCGCATCGATGAGGACGGTCCCCGCGACGAGATTCTGGCGCGGGTGCGCATCGACGGCGATTGGAGCGCGGTCATGCGGCTCGACGGCGGGCAGGGACTGGAGAGTGGAGTCGAGTTGCAGCAGGACGCGCAAGGCGTCCTGTGGGCGCTATGGCACGGTCGGCGGGAGGGGCGCTGGGGACTCTATTCGCGCCGTCTGAAGCGGGGAGATCCGGTCGCCGAATGGGACGCTGAACGGCGCCTCGCCCTCGACTCGGACGCGCTGCACCCCGTCCTTTCCCAGGCCTCCGGGGGCGGTCTGTGGATGGCCTACGAGAAGGCCGTCGAGGGCGGATTCACCGTCGAGCTGCGCCACCTGAGCGGCGATCGGGTGTCCGCGGCCGTCGGGATACCGCCGGGAGGAACGGCACGCCGCCCCCATTTGGCCTCCTGCCCCTCGGGCCAGACCTTTCTGGCCTGGGACTCCACCGCCGCTGGAAACTACGACGTGTGGCTGGCCCGGGTGGATAGCTCGAGCCAGCCTCGTCTGGCCGACGTCCAGCCGGTGACGCGGCAGGCTGTCATAGACGATTCCCCCTGGCTCTCCTGCGCGCCGGACGGCTCGTTGTGGGTGGCCTTCAACTCCATGCGCGGACGCCAGGACGCCGCCTTGCGCACCGACCGGCATTCGGGAGATGCCTTCGTCAGGGTCTTGCGCGAGGGCCGCTGGCTGGCCCCCGCAGGCGTCGATCCGCAGGCCCAGCCCGGCCAGGTCAGCTTCGGAATGACCGTCAAGACGCCCCGCGACGCTGTCGACCCTTACTGGCACTGGAAGCAGACCCAGAACTACCCGCGTGTCTTCCACCACGGCCAGGGCGCCTGGATCATCTGGCGAAGCGACGCTACCGGCGCCCACGACTTCGATCTGCTGGCCCGCTATCACGACGGGCGCCGCTGGTCGCCTGAGTACAACTTGACGGCGTTTTCGCCGGGACGCGATGAGTGGCCGTCCGCCCTTGTCGATGCCGAAGGACGTCTCCAACTGGCCTGGGAGGGGCAACTGCTGCCCACTCCTCAGCGTCAGGGGCAACTGGGCGGAGGCGACGTGGACGCCTACAACACCAAGGGCAACGCCAACTCGGTGCTGATCGCGGCTCTCGATCCTCCCGCCGTGCGGGCCGCCAAGCTGCCCGCGCCCATGCGTCCCGCGCCGCTGGAAGAGCTCGTTCCCGTTGACAAGAACGAACCTCCCCTGCCCGGACTCGACGGCCCCGCTCCCCGATGCGAGCAGGGGCCATGGCGCATCTACTTCGGCGACCCCCACATGCACTCCGTCCTCAGCGACGGCAAGACGGCCTGGCCCGATCAGCTTCTGGAGCTCTCGCGTCAGGACATGAAGCTCGACTTCGCCGTGGTCAGCGACCACGCCGAGATGGGACTGCTGCAGCCGGCCGAACATGCCGAACTCCAGCTCACGTCCCGCTCTTACGACCAGCCCGGACGCTTCGTGGCCCTGAGCGGGTGGGAGTGGACGGCGGGAGTCACGGCGGGACACCGGGTGGCCGTCTTCCGCGACGACGGCATCGCGCCCCTCAGCGCCGACCGTCCCGAGGGCGACACCATCGAAGAGCTCTACGACCACCTGCGCGGACACGATGCGGTGCTTTCGCCGCACCATACCGGCAACGCCACCTGGGGACGCTGGAATCCCTCGGCCCACCACGACGAAGAACTCGAGCCCAACTTCGAGATCGCTTCCTGGCACGGGCGCTTCGAGTTCTACGGCAATCCCCGCGAAGGACGGCGGCAGGTTCCCGGACACCAATATCAGGACGCTCTTGGCCTGGGACGCCATGTGGGCGTGATGGCGGCCTCAGATACCCATCATCTGACTCCCGGCGAAGGCGGACTGACGGCGGTGCTGGCCGAAGATCTAAGCCGCGAGTCGGTCTTCGACGCTCTGCGCAACCGCCGCAACTACGCCACCAGCGGCGCCGCAATCGTGCTGGAGTTCACCCTCGACGGCCACCCCATGGGTTCCATCATCGATCAGTCCGACAGGTCTGAAGCCGTCCAGATGAGCGTGCGCGTGGAGGGCACGGCCCCGATCGACCGGGTGGAAATCGTCCGCAACCTCATCGATGCCTACGCCGCCGTCCGCGTGGAACAGGATCCCCACAGCCAAGAGGGCGTTTTCGTCCTCTACCGGCATCACCTGCCTCAGTCCCACGACCGGCTTCCGCTCGACGACACCTCGCTCCTGCGATTCACCGTCAGCGACCCCCGGCCTGCCGCGGGTGAAACCTCCTACTATGTCCGCGTCACCCAGGCCGACGGCCACCAAGCCTGGTCCTCCCCGATTTGGATCCGTCGCTAG
- a CDS encoding RES domain-containing protein encodes MTYWRRMRLLKPTTKSFRRDYTLPSDLVSIPIQVPDHVSRREVPKRDLPANWRYSCQPSALKELGNRWLDEGKGALFFAPSAIVTPEHIVLINPRHVDRLRMEVGEAESFTFDPRLFK; translated from the coding sequence GTGACGTATTGGCGGCGGATGCGCCTTTTGAAGCCCACGACGAAGTCGTTCAGGAGGGATTACACCCTGCCCAGCGACCTCGTCTCGATCCCCATCCAGGTTCCAGACCACGTGTCGCGTCGTGAGGTGCCGAAGAGGGATCTTCCTGCCAACTGGCGCTACAGCTGCCAGCCCTCCGCGTTGAAAGAACTCGGCAATCGTTGGCTGGATGAAGGCAAGGGCGCGCTGTTCTTCGCCCCCTCGGCGATTGTAACGCCCGAGCACATCGTTCTGATCAACCCACGACATGTGGATCGCCTACGGATGGAAGTAGGGGAAGCGGAGTCCTTCACCTTCGATCCACGCCTTTTCAAATAG
- a CDS encoding ABC transporter permease: MSQNRWAQRLGFSSGHLSELVNGKHPYPSAETRQVLLRGLDLEFRQLFQVESSAESLEESVSGDAPPSNDRPRDTSLLDLRLGPVRLRLDRVRDPVAKIARQGDSLMHSILQDVRFGMRTLRKSPAFTAVALLALALGIGGNTAIFSLLHAVILRPLPFPDSDRLVMLWETEEGDPRASVSVPNLKDWTESAAGLESAAAIRNTNHTLRGQGPALRVEASRVSGTFFQVLGVQPQVGRLFRPEDDPPENPPLRTVVSHGFWQTHLGGAEDLEQLSIDLDGKRYQVIGVLPRGFNLPALTSADVYLPLSLDAALNQNRGNHMYGALARLHEGVSLAQVQSQLDAVAESIEQRFPDAQAGRGVRADPLQQALVGDAQAPLLALSIAVGFVLLIACANVANLLLARASARRREIAVRSALGAGRLRLMRQLLAESLLLSLTGGLLGIMLAMGVLTVLRPAANLPRVEEASLDPWVLLFSLLVSLLAGVLFGLAPAWISPRRDVRAALVEGGRHQGDASGSGLRAALVAAEVALAVILLLGAGIFVRSFTQLTSVQSGIETQGRLIFFNSSPFSDDFDNHGRLAFYRQMIEKIEGLPGVERAATGLILPLTDAQVGTGLPIKGREYKPGEEPQARYNSVSPGYFEAMGIPLIRGRLLNQGDRLGQPGAMVINETAVRRFFPDSDPIGQFVEPSIGLGDPQEPDAYQIVGIVGDVRQAGLHLDPEPQYYVSFAQQTWPMTAFVVKTQLLNPLSLREAIRLEAARLDRGQALHGFAAMSTLLEDNVAQRRFVLTLLGAFAVVALLLAAVGIYGVISYSVQRRLPEIGVRMALGALRADVVKLVLRRALKPVAAGLIIGGLGALLLVRLVQSQLYRVETVDPLTYLAATALLLLSALLACTLPAWRATKVDPLRSLRTT, encoded by the coding sequence ATGAGCCAGAATCGCTGGGCTCAGAGGCTGGGTTTTTCCAGCGGACATCTCTCTGAGCTGGTCAACGGCAAGCATCCCTACCCCTCAGCCGAGACGCGCCAGGTCTTGCTGCGGGGACTGGATCTCGAGTTCAGGCAGCTTTTTCAGGTCGAGAGCAGCGCTGAAAGCCTGGAGGAGAGCGTCAGCGGCGACGCCCCGCCTTCTAATGACAGGCCGCGCGACACTTCGCTCCTCGACCTGCGCCTGGGCCCCGTCCGACTGCGGCTGGACCGAGTCCGCGACCCCGTAGCCAAGATCGCGCGTCAGGGAGACTCCCTCATGCATTCGATTCTGCAAGACGTCCGATTCGGAATGCGCACGCTGCGCAAAAGCCCTGCTTTCACCGCCGTGGCACTGCTGGCCCTGGCCTTGGGCATCGGGGGCAACACAGCCATTTTCTCGCTGCTTCATGCGGTCATTCTGCGCCCGCTGCCTTTCCCCGACTCCGACCGCCTGGTCATGTTGTGGGAGACCGAGGAAGGCGATCCCAGGGCCTCGGTCTCGGTGCCCAACCTGAAGGACTGGACGGAGTCAGCCGCGGGATTGGAGAGCGCGGCCGCCATCCGCAACACCAATCACACTCTGCGGGGCCAGGGGCCGGCGCTGCGCGTGGAAGCCAGCCGCGTGTCCGGCACCTTTTTCCAGGTGCTGGGGGTTCAACCGCAAGTGGGCCGGCTTTTCCGTCCTGAGGACGATCCGCCTGAGAACCCGCCTCTGCGGACCGTGGTCAGTCACGGATTCTGGCAGACCCACCTGGGAGGCGCCGAGGATCTCGAGCAACTGAGCATCGATTTGGACGGCAAGCGTTATCAGGTGATTGGGGTGCTTCCCCGAGGATTCAACCTTCCCGCGCTGACCTCGGCCGACGTTTATCTTCCCCTCAGTCTGGACGCCGCACTGAATCAGAATCGCGGCAATCACATGTATGGCGCGTTGGCCCGCCTCCACGAAGGAGTCTCGCTGGCCCAAGTCCAGTCCCAGTTGGACGCCGTGGCCGAGTCCATCGAGCAGCGCTTTCCCGACGCCCAAGCCGGACGCGGAGTGCGGGCCGATCCGCTGCAACAGGCCCTGGTCGGAGACGCCCAAGCGCCCTTGCTGGCGCTCAGCATCGCCGTCGGATTCGTGCTGCTGATCGCCTGCGCTAACGTGGCCAATCTGTTGCTGGCCCGCGCCAGCGCACGGCGGCGCGAAATCGCCGTCCGCTCGGCTTTGGGCGCGGGACGACTGCGCCTGATGCGGCAACTCCTGGCCGAGAGCCTGCTGCTGTCGTTGACTGGCGGCCTTCTCGGCATCATGCTGGCCATGGGCGTGCTTACTGTTCTGCGGCCCGCCGCCAACTTGCCCCGCGTAGAGGAAGCCTCCCTCGATCCCTGGGTCCTGCTCTTCAGCCTGCTGGTCAGCCTGCTGGCCGGAGTCCTCTTCGGGCTTGCTCCCGCATGGATCTCGCCGCGTCGGGACGTCCGCGCCGCACTGGTTGAAGGCGGACGCCACCAGGGCGATGCCTCAGGCTCAGGACTGCGTGCAGCGCTGGTGGCTGCCGAAGTGGCTCTGGCCGTCATCCTCCTCCTGGGGGCGGGAATCTTCGTTCGCAGCTTCACCCAACTGACCTCGGTGCAATCCGGGATCGAAACCCAGGGCCGCCTGATCTTCTTCAACTCCTCGCCTTTTAGTGACGATTTTGATAATCATGGCCGCTTGGCCTTTTACCGGCAGATGATTGAGAAGATCGAAGGACTTCCGGGGGTGGAACGAGCCGCCACCGGGCTCATCCTGCCCCTCACCGACGCCCAGGTGGGAACCGGATTGCCCATCAAGGGACGCGAATACAAGCCGGGAGAAGAACCCCAAGCCCGCTACAATTCGGTCAGCCCCGGATACTTCGAAGCGATGGGAATCCCTCTTATTCGCGGGCGCCTTCTCAACCAGGGCGACCGGCTGGGACAGCCGGGCGCCATGGTCATCAACGAGACGGCGGTGCGCCGCTTTTTCCCCGACTCCGACCCGATAGGACAGTTCGTCGAGCCCTCCATCGGACTGGGCGATCCTCAAGAGCCGGACGCTTACCAAATCGTGGGCATCGTGGGCGACGTACGCCAGGCAGGACTTCACCTTGATCCCGAGCCGCAGTATTACGTGTCCTTCGCCCAGCAGACCTGGCCCATGACCGCATTCGTGGTCAAGACCCAACTCCTAAATCCGCTGAGCCTGCGCGAGGCGATCCGCCTGGAGGCCGCCCGCCTCGACCGCGGACAGGCGCTTCACGGATTTGCGGCCATGTCGACGCTGCTTGAGGACAACGTGGCCCAACGCCGTTTCGTCCTGACTCTGCTGGGAGCCTTCGCCGTGGTCGCCCTGCTGCTGGCGGCGGTCGGAATCTACGGCGTCATCTCCTACTCCGTGCAGCGCCGCCTGCCTGAAATCGGCGTCCGCATGGCCCTGGGCGCCCTGCGGGCCGACGTGGTCAAACTGGTCCTGCGCCGAGCTCTCAAACCGGTTGCCGCCGGACTGATCATCGGAGGCCTGGGAGCGCTGCTCCTGGTCCGACTGGTGCAGTCTCAGCTCTACCGGGTGGAAACCGTCGATCCTCTGACCTACCTGGCCGCCACCGCGCTGCTCCTCCTCTCAGCCCTGCTGGCTTGCACCCTCCCAGCCTGGCGCGCCACGAAGGTCGACCCCCTTCGCTCGCTGCGCACGACCTAG